The following DNA comes from Kitasatospora viridis.
GGGCGTCGCCTGCGCCAGCACGATGCGGTTGATCACCCCGCCGACCAGCGGGCCCTCGACCCGACCGGGGCGCCAGCACTCCCACGACGGGCTCGACGGCAGGGCGCCGATCGCCTCGGTGCTGGTCAGCAACTCGGCGTAGAGCGCCTCCAGTTCGCGCTGGCGCTGCACGGGCGCGGACCGCCAGTGACCGCCGAAGCCGGGGACGGCCATGTCGGCGTGGAACCCGACCAGGCCCGTGCGCGCGTGGAGCACCAGGTGCAGCAGTGAGATGTCGCTGTAGCCGAGGATCGGCTTGGGGTCGGCCTTGACCGCCTCGAAGTCGATCAGGTCGAGGTAGCCGAAGGCCATGTGGCCGCCGTCGCTGGCGACGATCGCGCGCACCTCGGGATCGCGCAGCAGACCGTTGAACTCCTTGGCGATCTCCTCCGGCGTGGCCACGCCCCACCAGTGGCGCTGCCCCACTTCGAGCAGCGGGGCCCGGCGCACGCGGAACCCCATCCGCTCCAGCACGACCACCGTCTGCTCGACGTTGGGCTCGTAGGCGGCCGTCAGCGGGCTGGACAGCGCGGCGATGACGACGAGATCTCCGGGCCTCAGGGCACGCGGGCGAAGCAGCCGGGGCAGTGCGGAATCAGTCATGGCGCCAGTGTTGCCGGTGCCATCGAGGGGGGCACCCGATTTTCGCCGACCACGGCTGGACGCACCGTCAGTTGGGGTTCGTGCAAAGGCGTCGAGATCCCGCTGGAATGTCGGCGGAACGCGCGCTGGGGTGGGCCATCGCGCCAGCTGGCTCGGTGTGCGTCGGTGCGCCTCGGTGTCGCAGGGACAGTGGCAGCCTGGCAGCCGATCTGCGGCCAATGCCACCAAAAGTCCCCAAGGTTCGCCATCAAAATTCCCCAAAAACATTAATGACATGTCACACCCTATTGATCTGGCAGTTTCGTGCGTGAGACGGTGCCAGGCAGTGCCTCGTCCCCCTTCCCTCACCGAGGCGCGTCCAGTGGACCCCCACCAAGGAGTGACGATGCGTCAGCCGTCAAGGCTGCCCCGGATCATGGCTGTGCTTGCCGCAACAAGCACCGCCATCACCGCTTTTGCCACCACCCCGAGCTTCGCCGCCGCGCCCGCGAAGCCCACCCCGCAGATCGGCCAGGCCGCGAACCCCGACCGCGGTCCGAGCCCGACCGGCAGCATCGCCAGTGTCAGCAGCGCCGTCGACGGCGGTGCGCAGAACGGCCGGACCGCCCCCACCCTGCTGCCCCCGCGCGCGCCGCAGACCGCCGCCCCCGAGGCCGCCCCGGCTCCGGCCAAGTCCAAGCCCGCCGCCGCCTCCCGTGCCGCCGGACAGGCGGCCACCGCCGCCACTTCGTGCACCCCGGCGGACTTCTCCGGCCGCACCGGGGCGGCCCTGGTCTCGTTCATCGAGGGCTCGACCGAGGACTGCATCAGCTCGCTCTACCCGCTCCGAGGCAGCGTCGCCACCTCGGTGTTCAAGGAGAGCCAGATGACAGCCGTGGCCAACGGCTTCCAGAGCTCCGCCGCGGCCTACACCGGGGACAACTCGACCGGGCTGTTCCAGCTGATCTACTTCCTCCAGGGCGGCTACTTCGTCCAGTCCAACGACGTCGCGGACATACCCGCGTACGACGCCTCGCTGACCAACCCGGTGCAGGCAGGACTCGACGCCATCGTGGCCAGCCCGCACTTCACCGACGTCACCGACGGCAACGGCACGGTCGCCGGCCAGGCGATGATCCTGAGCGACTCCGCCAACCTGCAGGCCCGTTACATCAACACCTACAAGCAGGTGTTGAACGGCTACAACAGCTCGTACGACTCGTCGCGGGCCATGGTGGGCTTCGTCAACGACGTGTTCACCCCGATCTTCCGCGGCCACCAGCAGCCGGCCTACGTCGCCGCGGTCACCGCCGACCCGAGCCTGATCACCACGCTCGACACCTTCGCGCAGAACCACCTCTCGATGCTCGGCGGCAGCGAGAGCTTCCTCGACGCGAACGCCGCGCTGGAGACCTCCCGGTTCAGCGAGCACCCGGCCCTGCTGCCCGTGGTCAAGCCGATGGTCCAGCAGCTGCTCTCCGAGACGCAGATCAGCGGCCCGACCGCATCCGTCTGGGCGCCCGTGGCCGGCATGATCAACTATGCCGACCCGAACAACTGCTCCTACTACAACACCTGCAACCTGCCGACCCGGCTCAAGGCCGCCGCGCTGCCGATCAGCTACACCTGCGACTCGACGCACAGCATCCTGGCGCAGAGCCTGACCGCCGCCGACCTCACGGCCGTCTGCACCAGCCTGGAGAACCAGGACGGCTTCGTCCACAACCTGGTCAAGGACAACGGCCCGATCCCCGGCCAGTACGAGAACACGCTGCAGATGGTGGTCTTCGCCTCCCCGCAGGACTACCAGACCTACGCGGGCGGGATCTACGGGATCGCCACCAACAACGGCGGCATGACCCTGGTCGGCGACCCGACCAACCCGGCCAACCAGCCGATCTCGATCACTTACCAGAACGGCAACGACGGCTTCACCGCCGGAGTCTGGAACCTCAACCACGAGTTCACCCACGCCCTCGACGGCCGCCTGGACATGAAGGGCAACTTCACCCAGCAGACCGCCGTGCCGGACGTGTGGTGGATCGAGGGCGTCGCCGAGTACGTCTCCTACACCTACCGCAACGTCACCGACACCGGCGCGGTGGCCGTGGCCCCGCTGCACACCTACGCGCTCAGCACGCTGTTCCAGAACACCTACGAGAACAGCGACACCACCCGCACCTACCCGTGGGGCTACCTCGCCGTCCGCTACATGGTCGAGAAGCACCCGGACGTCATCCAGAACATGCTGAGCCACTTCCGCACCGGCGACTACACCGGCGGCTACGCGGTCTACAACTCGATCGGCACCGCCTACGACGCCGACTTCAACACCTGGCTGGACGCCTGCGCCGCCGGCGCCTGCGTGGTGCCCGGCACCCCGAGCCCCTCGTTCTACGTCGGTGCCAACGGTCTGAACGTGCAGTTCTCCGACACCTCGACCGAGATCGGCAGCGGCAGCATCGTCTCCGAGGCCTGGAACTTCGGCGACGGCGCCACCGCCACGGGCCGGTACCCGACGCACAGCTTCGCCGCGGCCGGCACCTACAACGTGAGCATCACGGTGACCGACAACTACGGCAAGTCCGAGACCACCACGGAGCCGGTCACCCTGAGCACCGCGCAGATGTGCGGCTCGACCAACACCCAGCTGCTGGACCGGAACTGCTACCGGGCCAACCAGTCCGCGACCGCGGGCAACCTGGACTACTACTACATCTACCTGCCGGCCGGCACCACCACGCTCAACGTCACCGCCAACGGCGGCACCGGCACCGCCTACCTGCTCTACAACCCCAACACCTGGGCCACGCCCTCCGCCTACACCACCGGCTCGACGGCCAACGGCACCACCCAGAGCCTCACCGTCACCAACACCACGGCCGGCTACCGCTACATCAGCCTCTACGCCCAGACCACCTTCAGCGGCGTGACCATCACCACCCAGTACTGACAGCTGTGGGTGGTGGCGGCCCGGGGCTTCGGCCCCGGGCCGCCACCACCCACGCACCGGTGGTCGGACGGGAGTCAGCTCAACGGGACGGCGTAGATCGGCTCCTGGCCGAAGGACGTGAAGCCCGCCTTGCGCAGGATCGGGGCCGAAGTGACCACGTTCCCCTTCACCAGGGCCATCCGCGCGCCGTGCGCCACCGCGTAGGACAGCCGCGACTCGACCAGCGCCCGGTAGATGCCCCGGCCGCGCTCGGCGGGCACCACGACCCCGCCCGACAGCCGGGCGACGCCGTCCACCAGCGAGAGGCCGCCGAAGCCGACCGGCGCCCCGTCCACGTACGCGACCAGCATGCCGCCACCACCCGCGGGGACGGCGGCCGCGTACTTGGCCGCCGCCGCCTCGATCTGCTCGTCGGGCGGCAGTTCCCCACCGAACCCGACGACCGCGACCGCCGATCCGTCCCGCGCGGTCTCGAAGTCGGTGGCCCAACGCACCGTCAGGTCCGCCGTGGGCGGCGGCAGTACGGGTATCTCCTGGCCCAGGTCCCTGGCCAGGACCTCCAGGGTGAGCTTCACCTGCCCGCCGCGCGCGGTCAGCTCGCCCGCCAGCCCGGCCGGCGCGCCGAGCCCCACCTCCCAGTCCAGCACCGGCACTTCGAACGCCCGCGCCCGCTCGATCACCGCGTCCACGGCCGCACCGAGCGGCCCGGACCCGGTCGGCGTGAAGGCCAGCACCGACAGGTCCCAGGCGAAGTGCTCGGGCAGCCGCACCAGCGTGAACCCGTCGCCCTCGACGACCTCGGCATCGTCCGGGGCCCACATCCAGGCCGCACTCGCGGCCGCGACATCAGTAGCGCTCAACATGCGCCGCATCCTAACCGTCCCGCCCTGGCCGCCCGGCCGCCCGGCGGCCGCGGAGCGGTCGGCTAACGCGCCACGCGGTAGCGGAGGTAGACGACCCGTGAGGCGAAGGTGCGGGTCTCGACGAGTTGCAGGTCCACCCGGCGCTCGTGCTGCGGGAAGAACGGAATGCCGCCGCCGACCAGCACCGGGTAGACCCTGGCCCGGTACTCGTCGATCAGACCCAACTCGGCCGCCCCGGCAGCGAGGGTCG
Coding sequences within:
- a CDS encoding collagenase, which codes for MAVLAATSTAITAFATTPSFAAAPAKPTPQIGQAANPDRGPSPTGSIASVSSAVDGGAQNGRTAPTLLPPRAPQTAAPEAAPAPAKSKPAAASRAAGQAATAATSCTPADFSGRTGAALVSFIEGSTEDCISSLYPLRGSVATSVFKESQMTAVANGFQSSAAAYTGDNSTGLFQLIYFLQGGYFVQSNDVADIPAYDASLTNPVQAGLDAIVASPHFTDVTDGNGTVAGQAMILSDSANLQARYINTYKQVLNGYNSSYDSSRAMVGFVNDVFTPIFRGHQQPAYVAAVTADPSLITTLDTFAQNHLSMLGGSESFLDANAALETSRFSEHPALLPVVKPMVQQLLSETQISGPTASVWAPVAGMINYADPNNCSYYNTCNLPTRLKAAALPISYTCDSTHSILAQSLTAADLTAVCTSLENQDGFVHNLVKDNGPIPGQYENTLQMVVFASPQDYQTYAGGIYGIATNNGGMTLVGDPTNPANQPISITYQNGNDGFTAGVWNLNHEFTHALDGRLDMKGNFTQQTAVPDVWWIEGVAEYVSYTYRNVTDTGAVAVAPLHTYALSTLFQNTYENSDTTRTYPWGYLAVRYMVEKHPDVIQNMLSHFRTGDYTGGYAVYNSIGTAYDADFNTWLDACAAGACVVPGTPSPSFYVGANGLNVQFSDTSTEIGSGSIVSEAWNFGDGATATGRYPTHSFAAAGTYNVSITVTDNYGKSETTTEPVTLSTAQMCGSTNTQLLDRNCYRANQSATAGNLDYYYIYLPAGTTTLNVTANGGTGTAYLLYNPNTWATPSAYTTGSTANGTTQSLTVTNTTAGYRYISLYAQTTFSGVTITTQY
- a CDS encoding GNAT family N-acetyltransferase, producing the protein MLSATDVAAASAAWMWAPDDAEVVEGDGFTLVRLPEHFAWDLSVLAFTPTGSGPLGAAVDAVIERARAFEVPVLDWEVGLGAPAGLAGELTARGGQVKLTLEVLARDLGQEIPVLPPPTADLTVRWATDFETARDGSAVAVVGFGGELPPDEQIEAAAAKYAAAVPAGGGGMLVAYVDGAPVGFGGLSLVDGVARLSGGVVVPAERGRGIYRALVESRLSYAVAHGARMALVKGNVVTSAPILRKAGFTSFGQEPIYAVPLS
- a CDS encoding S66 peptidase family protein, which gives rise to MTDSALPRLLRPRALRPGDLVVIAALSSPLTAAYEPNVEQTVVVLERMGFRVRRAPLLEVGQRHWWGVATPEEIAKEFNGLLRDPEVRAIVASDGGHMAFGYLDLIDFEAVKADPKPILGYSDISLLHLVLHARTGLVGFHADMAVPGFGGHWRSAPVQRQRELEALYAELLTSTEAIGALPSSPSWECWRPGRVEGPLVGGVINRIVLAQATPFALPLERFDGAVLFWEELGGLASYVWNYLQVMRHSGILDRIAGMVVGTPRDIAGLEPGASPTLAEIVLDALGDRDIPVLGNVEVGHAGPNLPMPVGIRVALDARERTLSLLEPAAAPHGTTGPVG